The region GTAATGGTGCCGGCACCAATATTCACACCGTCGCCAATTTCGGCATCACCTAAGTAGCTTAAATGCCCAGCTTTGGAGCCTTTGCCGAGGCGGGTGTTTTTGATTTCCACGAAGTTACCCACGTGAGCATCTGCACTTAATACCGCACCTGGGCGTAAACGCGCAAACGGGCCGGCAGAGCTGGCACGGCCTAACTCGGCTTGTTCGATAATGGAATAGGGCTTAATCACGGCATCATCACCAATCACGCAGTCTTTCAGGATGGCGCCGGCACCAATAACCACGCGGTTACCTAAAGTTACCTTACCTTCGATAATGACGTTCACATCTATGGTCACTTCTTCACCCACCGTTAGCTCACCGCGTAAGTCGAAACGAGCTGGGTCCAGCAAGGTCACGCCATCACGCATTAAGCGCTCTGCCTGCATTTTTTGATAAGCACGCTCTAAACCGGCCAGCTGTACTCGGTCGTTGGCACCTTCCACCTCGGCGGTGCTGGCAGGGTGCACGGTGGCAATTTCACAGCCGTCTTGATGGGCCATGGCGAAGATATCGGTCAGGTAATATTCACCCTGGGAGTTATTGTTATTCAAGGCAGCCAACCAGCGCTTTAATAAACCTGCTTCGGCAACCAGCACGCCGGTATTCACTTCGTTAATCAGCAACTGCTCGGCGTTAGCATCTTTCTGCTCAACTATGCCTACTACCTTGCCATGCTCGCGCACGATACGACCGTAACCGCTGGGGTTATCCAACTTTACCGTTAACAGGCCCACGCCGCCCACTGGCTTGGCGGTCAACAGCGCCTTTAAGGTATCTGGCTGTAATAACGGCGTATCGCCATAGAGCACTAATACATTATCGTTATCGGCAATTTCAGGTAATGCCACTGCCACCGCATGGCCGGTGCCTAGCTGTTCTGCCTGATGCACCCAGCTTAAATCTGCGTTAGTAATACGCGCTTTTAATTGCTCGGCACCGTGGCCATATACCAAGTGAATGCCGTCTACCGCACAGGCTTGAGCTGCCGCTATCACATGGCTCACCATGGGACGGTTTGCCACCGGATGCAGCACCTTAGGTAAAGAAGAACGCATACGGGTGCCTTTACCCGCCGCTAAGATCACAGCCTGTGTTGTCATTGGATTTATTACCTTATGTGAGGCGTAAATAGTGAGGAGTGAGGTGTAAATACGCGGCAGGCTCTCCACCTTACGCTTCACACCTCTCGCCTCACTTGATTTAAGCCATTTTGGTTTTTTTGTAAAAAAAAAGCGACCCTAAGGTCGCTTTTTTACGCGCGAGTAATACGCACGTTATCTTTTCAGCAACCGCAACACGCGCAGTTGTGCCATGGCGCGAGCCAGATCGGCGGCCGCTTCGGCATAGTTCACATCATGAGAGGAACTTTGCAACTTAGCTTCTGCCGCTCGTTTGGCTTCTTCAGCCTTGGCTAAGTCCAGATCTTCGGCGCGAATAGCAGTGTCGGCTAATACTTTGACACTGCTGTTCTGTACTTCCAACATACCGCCAGAAACATACAGAACTTCTTGTTGACCAGACTCAGTGACATATTGCACTAGGCCTGGACGAATCGATGTCAACAAGGGGGCATGTCCGTAACGGATCCCCAATTCACCCTCAGAGCCGGAAACCGTGACCGCTTGCACAATGCCAGAGAATAAAGACTCTTCGGCACTGACAATGTCGAGATGAAAGCGAAAATTGCTCATCAGGTTCTCCTTCGCGGCTTACAGCTTCTTGGCTTTCTCGACGGCTTCGTCGATTGAACCAACCATGTAGAACGCCTGCTCTGGCAACGAGTCGTAATCACCGTCTAAAATACCTTTAAA is a window of Oceanisphaera sp. IT1-181 DNA encoding:
- the glmU gene encoding bifunctional UDP-N-acetylglucosamine diphosphorylase/glucosamine-1-phosphate N-acetyltransferase GlmU, yielding MTTQAVILAAGKGTRMRSSLPKVLHPVANRPMVSHVIAAAQACAVDGIHLVYGHGAEQLKARITNADLSWVHQAEQLGTGHAVAVALPEIADNDNVLVLYGDTPLLQPDTLKALLTAKPVGGVGLLTVKLDNPSGYGRIVREHGKVVGIVEQKDANAEQLLINEVNTGVLVAEAGLLKRWLAALNNNNSQGEYYLTDIFAMAHQDGCEIATVHPASTAEVEGANDRVQLAGLERAYQKMQAERLMRDGVTLLDPARFDLRGELTVGEEVTIDVNVIIEGKVTLGNRVVIGAGAILKDCVIGDDAVIKPYSIIEQAELGRASSAGPFARLRPGAVLSADAHVGNFVEIKNTRLGKGSKAGHLSYLGDAEIGDGVNIGAGTITCNYDGVNKFQTIIEDGVFVGSDTQLVAPVRIGKNATLGAGSTVTKDVAENELVITRVPQRHIKNWPRPVKK
- a CDS encoding F0F1 ATP synthase subunit epsilon; translation: MSNFRFHLDIVSAEESLFSGIVQAVTVSGSEGELGIRYGHAPLLTSIRPGLVQYVTESGQQEVLYVSGGMLEVQNSSVKVLADTAIRAEDLDLAKAEEAKRAAEAKLQSSSHDVNYAEAAADLARAMAQLRVLRLLKR